In the Gopherus flavomarginatus isolate rGopFla2 chromosome 6, rGopFla2.mat.asm, whole genome shotgun sequence genome, one interval contains:
- the LOC127054225 gene encoding neuropeptide Y receptor type 4-2-like — protein sequence MSKTEDLNMVLPFPFNKNLSLERGVLTHIPGYCRNTTDLTVFLVTSYSLETILGILGNVCLISVIVRQKERTNVTSILITNLIVSDLFMSIVCLPFTIVYTLMDYWIFGEVMCKMTSFIQCTSVSVSILSLVLIGLERHQLIINPTGWRPSISQAYLGIVVIWTLACLMSLPFLTTSVLTYDLYKQFSYITDSSADKAICMDSWPSDQHRLIYTTTLLLFQYCIPLFVILVCYLRIYLRLQKRKDMFEKSAYNGRVVQLRRINILLVSMVIAFAVCWLPLHVFNSIEDWDYKAISPCHHNLIFSLCHLVAMASTCVNPVIYGFLNNNFKNEVKLLILSCQHNSSSHQGTASEVFTEETSGRLLYMDAKSHRWLHSLTPTYTP from the coding sequence ATGAGCAAGACAGAAGATCTTAACATGGTCCTTCCCTTTCCATTCAACAAGAATTTGAGTTTAGAGCGAGGCGTCCTCACACATATTCCAGGTTATTGCAGAAACACAACTGACCTTACTGTCTTTCTAGTCACCTCATATAGCTTAGAAACCATCCTCGGCATCCTGGGAAATGTTTGCCTGATTAGTGTCATAGTCAGGCAGAAGGAGAGGACCAATGTCACCAGCATACTCATTACCAACTTGATAGTCTCTGACTTGTTCATGAGCATCGTCTGCCTGCCTTTCACCATCGTCTACACCCTGATGGACTACTGGATATTTGGTGAAGTCATGTGCAAAATGACCTCCTTCATCCAGTGTACTTCTGTGAGTGTGTCAATTCTCTCCCTTGTCCTCATTGGTCTGGAAAGACACCAGCTCATCATAAACCCAACTGGTTGGAGGCCAAGCATCTCCCAAGCCTATCTAGGGATTGTAGTCATTTGGACATTAGCTTGCCTCATGTCTCTGCCCTTTCTGACGACCTCCGTCTTGACATATGACTTGTACAAGCAGTTCTCCTATATTACGGATTCTTCTGCCGACAAGGCCATATGCATGGACTCATGGCCATCTGACCAGCACCGACTCATCTACACCACCACTTTGCTGCTGTTCCAGTACTGCATCCCGCTCTTCGTCATCCTGGTTTGCTACCTGCGTATCTATTTACGCCTGCAGAAGAGAAAGGACATGTTTGAGAAGAGTGCATACAATGGCCGGGTGGTTCAGCTGAGGAGGATAAACATTTTATTAGTATCCATGGTGATCGCCTTTGCTGTTTGCTGGTTACCATTGCACGTTTTCAATAGCATTGAGGACTGGGATTACAAAGCCATTTCCCCTTGCCACCACAACCTGATCTTCTCATTGTGCCATCTAGTAGCCATGGCTTCCACCTGTGTCAACCCTGTTATCTATGGGTTCCTAAACAATAACTTCAAAAACGAAGTGAAGTTGCTGATACTGAGCTGCCAGCATAATTCATCTAGCCACCAGGGAACAGCTTCTGAAGTCTTCACTGAAGAGACTTCAGGAAGGTTATTATACATGGATGCTAAAAGCCACAGATGGCTCCATAGTCTGACTCCAACATATACACCATAG